The region CCCGATATGGTATGAAATCTGTGTATTGACTAGTGTATGTAGTGAGTTGAGAGATTCAGGAGGTAGGTCAACCTCTCCCAATTCATAGTCAAATTCCGAAATCGACTCTTCGTGGTCTTTCCCAATAATGAAGTCGCGAAGTCGATCGTCGCTAACTGTCTTTGGAGACCCTTCTTCTCCGTCGTCTTGATTCCAAATGTAGTCCCGAATATCCTCTAGACGGGTTTGAACGTCCGCATCTCCGCTTGACATGAACACACAAATAGAGTGTAGCCATAAAATGATTTCGTCAGGATATGATATAATATCAAGGAGAAATGGCTAGACGGGTCTCTGGGCCCATCTTTACTGTATATACATCGCCACTTCCTCGGACGACCTCCGATTTCGGAGCAATGAGAAGTAGAATGTCCCCGGTATCTGCCTCCTCAATTTCATAGATATCGTACCCAAAAGCGGTCAGGACGGGATTCACGTGAAGCTGTGACGACCTGTACTGAATAATGCCTAAAACGAGAAAAAACAGCATGAGGGCCACCCAATTTTGAACGACCTCTAAGTCCATATTCAGGAACGGAAAAAGGTAGGTTACGAGATACCCGGTAAGGAGCTCGTTTTTTCGATTGACTGTACCAATGTGAGTTCTACTTGGTTCACGACCCTTGCGAAAACGAATTGAGATTGCTAGTATTATACCGGACACGATAGTGAGCAACACAAAAAACAAGCCAGCGTGGAACTGTATGAAAGATAAATCGATAACTGCCGACCAGTTCATCAAGGCCATAATTAGATAGAACGGAATATATGAACTAAGGAAGAGCCCTCCCTTAATCCACGGTCGAAATTCAATCATAGTGTTGGGGTTCTAATCATCGACGATTTGTGTGACTTGCTATTGTTAATAGCGTGTTACTGTAAGTCAGGAGGGCAAATATAAAATACACAACGTTTCCGAACAACCAACTTCCGCGAGCAATCTCAACTGAATTTGGTCCCAAGAGAACCTTTATCAGTCAGCCATCCGCAAAGAACGATAATAGCCAACTGTGACACACCATGAGAGAGGCACACAGATATGGAGATAGAAGAGGGTAGCTACACGCTTGAGCAGCTCTGTCAGGAGGCCATAGACCATACTGAGAGCGCGTTTGAGCAGTACCACGTCAAGCACCTCAAGTTCTACTTCTACATCGCAGACGAGGACTGGACTGCGGACTTCTCGGACAGGTACGAAACAGAGGACTACGGGGAGATGACGAAGGTTTCTGCCGAGTATACGAATCGCTTTGGGGCAGAAGACCGCGCTGACTTCTTCATCGGACCATATGGTGACGAGAGCGAGATTATCACCGTCCTGACTGCGGAAACACAGGAAGCAATCGACCAAGTCCTCCTCCCCATGCTCGGGCGGAGGGATGACATTTCGATGATGCCGATCATGCTGGAAGATTTCCAGCGCATGAACGAACTCGTTCTGGAGCACAACGATGTTCGCATTACCGAGTTCAAGTCCGAGCGAGTTCCCGACTTGGCGGAGGCCGATATCCGACCCAGCGTACAGCGCTCTATTGAGTACAAAGGCAGGGACGGAAAGGAAGCGATTGAGGAACTTCGAAGCGGGTACGGTGTCGTACCTCTCCGAATCCAGTACGAGCATCAAAATCTCTCCCTAAAGATTGACTCCCGCGGGAAATTCACGCTGAAGAAGATGAACTCGGGGAACTTCGATCTCCTCTTCGAGCTTGTCGAGAAAGTCATTGAGAACGTTCTGGAACTGAAAGATATCACTCAGGAGATTCGATTTACTGAGGAGGA is a window of halophilic archaeon DL31 DNA encoding:
- a CDS encoding hypothetical protein (KEGG: mpl:Mpal_0630 hypothetical protein), translating into MIEFRPWIKGGLFLSSYIPFYLIMALMNWSAVIDLSFIQFHAGLFFVLLTIVSGIILAISIRFRKGREPSRTHIGTVNRKNELLTGYLVTYLFPFLNMDLEVVQNWVALMLFFLVLGIIQYRSSQLHVNPVLTAFGYDIYEIEEADTGDILLLIAPKSEVVRGSGDVYTVKMGPETRLAISP
- a CDS encoding hypothetical protein (KEGG: hla:Hlac_3430 hypothetical protein); translated protein: MEIEEGSYTLEQLCQEAIDHTESAFEQYHVKHLKFYFYIADEDWTADFSDRYETEDYGEMTKVSAEYTNRFGAEDRADFFIGPYGDESEIITVLTAETQEAIDQVLLPMLGRRDDISMMPIMLEDFQRMNELVLEHNDVRITEFKSERVPDLAEADIRPSVQRSIEYKGRDGKEAIEELRSGYGVVPLRIQYEHQNLSLKIDSRGKFTLKKMNSGNFDLLFELVEKVIENVLELKDITQEIRFTEEEVESGNLSITVPKVEAGEVTFDREFTRVLAEDFVEGTRNRDRVDFSFTDVTMQAGSLDFSAQVVDENRNSFFNISATEDEMRIVPETNCSFPSLIEFYFCVLQLVDGSAELDLHESQAAS